In the Caldibacillus debilis DSM 16016 genome, one interval contains:
- a CDS encoding BglG family transcription antiterminator produces MLNTRAVQILKKLYTEDDYISVHDLAEFTKSSSRSVRYNLQKIDSFLRKNRLSPLQRHHLKGVKIDKEEKTVNFLAEYFRKENPYKRIYSKEEMKLFIVLNLLIHQKEIPISFFEITLNASRTAIINFLAEIKTPLEEKGLKLNWVKRKGVFVTGDENRRILEFANLFCERLSMNEFYNYMELGKTSTGEGGLVFRHVFNKEDLQYIRGLILFLENELGCTYDDRSFLILTVYFTRLINRSTDPTGLNGDLIPHHPVNRQIYRISFTLLEKLKERHPEIITNEKEVAYLTSIILSMKTVKANRKRPGNFSELADKLIGKVEEAYQVRFREQTSELKKLLLQHIEPMINRIRFNITLENPLFDEIVQKHRRLFLTVKSICQEIGTEYDVEINDHEISYLTIYFAAMIEKIPRNEDLPKILVVCIEGVAISKYLAMSVTKLFNIKHVDTLPVREIHPSVVENYDLVISTVDLPDIDEKKVVRINSIVTQEDVEKLKARLHLNFNKRTQNHVAKVERLVHVIQESCEIKDIYKLQYDLLVELLSDQEKEQYQQEKRFRLEFSKDEIRIGEKARTWKEAIYLGAKPLLEKGYIKETYAEKIIQNLEDYGPYMSIAPKVLLSHAGPDDGVNENSMSVLTLEKGIDFHDRFAVPVFVIITLALKETKGYLNLTEKIIRLANQQNTVDRIIRSANKRDVYHLIAKHLDLI; encoded by the coding sequence AGGAGAAAACCGTAAACTTTTTGGCGGAATACTTCCGCAAGGAAAATCCTTATAAAAGAATTTATTCAAAAGAAGAAATGAAGTTGTTCATCGTTTTAAATCTTTTGATCCATCAAAAGGAAATCCCGATTTCCTTTTTTGAAATCACCTTGAACGCTTCACGGACGGCGATTATCAATTTTTTGGCCGAGATCAAAACGCCCCTTGAGGAAAAGGGCTTAAAGCTGAACTGGGTAAAACGGAAAGGGGTGTTTGTGACCGGCGATGAGAATCGAAGGATCCTGGAGTTCGCCAACCTCTTCTGTGAAAGATTGAGCATGAATGAATTTTACAATTACATGGAATTGGGCAAAACCTCGACCGGCGAAGGCGGCTTAGTGTTCAGGCATGTCTTTAATAAAGAAGATCTGCAATATATCCGCGGTTTGATTTTGTTTTTGGAAAACGAATTGGGCTGTACATACGATGACCGGTCGTTTTTAATATTGACCGTTTATTTCACCCGCTTGATCAATCGTTCGACGGATCCGACGGGTTTAAATGGAGATCTGATCCCGCATCACCCGGTCAACCGGCAAATCTATCGGATTTCCTTCACCTTGCTGGAGAAACTGAAGGAAAGGCATCCGGAAATTATTACGAATGAAAAGGAAGTCGCCTATCTGACATCCATCATTTTAAGCATGAAAACCGTTAAGGCAAACCGGAAAAGGCCGGGGAATTTTTCCGAACTGGCCGACAAACTGATCGGCAAAGTGGAAGAAGCTTATCAAGTCCGCTTCCGCGAACAGACAAGTGAATTGAAAAAATTATTGCTGCAACATATCGAACCGATGATCAATCGGATACGGTTCAACATCACATTGGAAAATCCCCTCTTTGATGAGATCGTGCAAAAGCACCGGCGGCTTTTTTTGACGGTCAAATCCATTTGCCAAGAAATCGGGACGGAATACGATGTTGAAATCAACGATCATGAAATTTCCTACTTGACCATCTATTTTGCGGCAATGATAGAAAAGATTCCCAGAAACGAAGATTTGCCCAAAATATTGGTCGTCTGTATCGAAGGGGTCGCAATCTCCAAATATTTGGCCATGTCGGTCACGAAGCTGTTCAATATCAAACATGTCGATACATTGCCGGTCAGGGAAATCCATCCTTCCGTCGTCGAAAACTATGACCTGGTCATCAGCACCGTCGATTTGCCCGATATTGACGAGAAGAAGGTCGTCCGGATCAACAGCATCGTTACCCAGGAAGACGTGGAGAAATTAAAGGCGAGGCTCCATCTTAACTTTAACAAACGGACCCAAAACCATGTGGCCAAGGTAGAAAGGCTCGTCCATGTCATCCAAGAATCTTGCGAGATCAAGGATATCTATAAACTTCAATATGATCTGTTGGTCGAACTGTTGAGTGATCAGGAAAAGGAACAATATCAACAGGAAAAGCGCTTCAGGCTGGAATTTTCCAAGGATGAAATCCGGATCGGCGAAAAAGCAAGGACTTGGAAAGAGGCGATTTATTTAGGGGCGAAACCGCTTTTGGAAAAAGGATACATCAAAGAGACCTATGCGGAAAAAATCATTCAAAATCTGGAAGATTACGGCCCCTATATGTCCATCGCCCCGAAAGTCCTGTTGTCCCATGCCGGCCCGGATGACGGGGTCAATGAAAATTCCATGAGCGTCCTGACTTTGGAAAAAGGAATCGATTTTCATGACCGTTTTGCCGTTCCGGTTTTTGTCATCATTACCCTGGCATTAAAGGAAACGAAAGGGTATTTGAATCTCACGGAGAAGATCATCAGACTGGCAAACCAGCAAAACACGGTCGACCGGATCATCCGTTCCGCCAATAAGCGGGATGTCTATCATCTGATCGCGAAACATCTGGATCTTATTTAA